One part of the Chryseobacterium sp. 7 genome encodes these proteins:
- a CDS encoding TolC family protein, producing MKKLFFTLFYIHCFSFFSAQISDTLKIGRKEAETIFLAKNLDLIAQKLEISQAEARAVQAKYWPNPKLSISEVNLWRTYDIEEQPALIGNWGKNTQISAEIEQVIQTAGKRRKNIELQKIEVEGEKYEMQEVLRELKKTLRNTITDILYNQEQQKIYQGQIASIEKLTKSYNNQLNLGNISKAEYVRLKAQEIEFKKKLISLKQEIEDQQVELKALLMLPSQSYLVISDSFVMPEKQLSELEVAQWIEKAKENRPDIMISKNKEKHAAKNLEIQNAMKTPDVAVSIGYDRGGNIMKDFIGLGVSMDLPIFDRNKGNIQEAKLEIEKSQLETRKNMLKSENEIVSVFRNYIRTQQISEEIDDSYESTLDGLLVSHEKNFRLRNISMLEYMDFLDTYIGNKMIILDTKKELNQYYENLQYVVGQDL from the coding sequence TTGAAGAAACTATTTTTTACCCTATTTTATATTCATTGTTTCAGTTTCTTTTCAGCACAGATTTCAGATACCCTGAAAATTGGCAGAAAGGAAGCTGAGACTATCTTTTTGGCTAAAAACCTGGACCTCATTGCCCAAAAACTTGAAATTTCACAAGCCGAGGCAAGAGCTGTTCAGGCTAAATACTGGCCTAATCCCAAATTAAGTATCAGTGAAGTAAATCTATGGAGAACCTATGACATAGAAGAGCAGCCTGCTCTTATCGGAAATTGGGGAAAAAATACCCAGATTTCTGCTGAGATAGAACAGGTCATTCAGACTGCTGGTAAAAGGCGGAAAAATATTGAACTGCAGAAAATAGAAGTAGAAGGTGAGAAGTATGAAATGCAGGAAGTTTTGCGCGAACTTAAAAAGACGCTCAGAAATACCATTACCGATATTCTTTACAACCAGGAACAGCAGAAAATCTATCAGGGACAGATTGCTTCCATTGAAAAATTAACAAAATCCTATAATAATCAATTAAACCTTGGAAACATCAGTAAAGCTGAATACGTCCGTCTGAAAGCACAGGAAATTGAATTCAAAAAGAAACTGATTTCATTAAAACAGGAAATCGAAGATCAGCAGGTAGAGCTCAAAGCCTTATTGATGCTGCCTTCCCAATCTTATCTGGTTATTTCGGACTCATTTGTTATGCCTGAAAAACAACTTTCAGAACTTGAGGTGGCACAATGGATAGAAAAGGCAAAAGAAAACCGGCCAGATATTATGATATCAAAAAATAAAGAGAAACACGCTGCGAAAAACTTGGAAATTCAAAATGCAATGAAAACTCCTGATGTTGCTGTTTCTATTGGATATGACCGCGGAGGAAATATCATGAAAGACTTTATAGGACTGGGTGTTTCTATGGACCTTCCCATTTTCGACCGTAACAAAGGAAATATCCAGGAAGCTAAGCTTGAGATTGAGAAAAGCCAACTGGAGACCCGTAAAAACATGCTGAAATCTGAAAACGAAATTGTTTCTGTTTTCAGAAATTATATCAGAACACAGCAGATCTCAGAAGAGATTGATGACAGTTACGAATCTACACTGGACGGTCTGCTGGTCAGCCATGAAAAAAATTTCAGACTAAGAAACATCAGCATGCTGGAGTATATGGATTTTCTGGACACCTACATCGGAAATAAAATGATCATCCTGGACACTAAAAAAGAATTGAATCAATACTACGAAAACCTGCAGTATGTTGTAGGACAAGATTTATAA
- a CDS encoding 5-formyltetrahydrofolate cyclo-ligase, translated as MMLKAELRKKYTQKRKALSIDEAFLLSEKIFENFIKYFKPEELEKVHVFIPIPARKEINTQIFIDYFLALNIRVYVPKIVGNQLINIEIFKDTVFETNTWGISEPVSNEDSGENAFDYVITPLLYCDRKGNRVGYGKGFYDGLFQNISVETKKIGVNYFDPDEFVDDVWEKDIPLDYLVTPTEVLSFLSGLE; from the coding sequence ATGATGCTAAAAGCTGAGCTTAGAAAAAAATATACCCAAAAAAGAAAAGCCTTGTCTATTGATGAGGCTTTCTTGTTATCTGAGAAAATTTTTGAAAATTTCATTAAGTATTTTAAACCTGAGGAGTTGGAAAAAGTGCATGTTTTCATCCCGATTCCGGCAAGAAAAGAAATTAATACCCAAATCTTCATAGATTATTTTTTAGCCCTGAATATCCGTGTTTATGTCCCTAAAATTGTAGGGAATCAACTTATTAATATCGAAATTTTTAAAGATACTGTCTTTGAAACCAACACTTGGGGGATTTCAGAACCTGTTTCCAACGAAGATTCTGGTGAAAATGCATTTGATTATGTCATTACCCCTTTATTGTATTGTGACAGAAAAGGAAACCGGGTAGGGTACGGCAAGGGCTTTTATGATGGTTTGTTTCAAAATATTTCCGTTGAAACAAAAAAAATCGGAGTCAATTATTTTGACCCCGATGAATTTGTGGATGATGTCTGGGAAAAGGATATTCCCCTCGATTATTTGGTTACTCCTACAGAAGTACTGTCTTTCTTAAGCGGTTTGGAATAA
- the pncB gene encoding nicotinate phosphoribosyltransferase: MNDVRLNSILDNDFYKITMQNAVVKLFPSSIVKYEFINRGKHHFPEGFDVALREAVNKMAELKLTKDEKKFMARTCPYIDLPYLDFLEGYHFDPSEVKIHQEGGDLSVIVEGLWYRTILWEVPLLALISELHYEMNHMERDSNQVVMSKTLEKADSLGRLGVTFAEFGTRRRHSYKVQNLVMEALTQKKDSTFIGSSNVHFAMKYGVKPIGTHAHEWFMFHAAEYGFKMANEMALEHWVDVYRGDLGVALSDTYTTDVFFQQFDKKFAKLFDGVRHDSGDALEFADKTIAHYQRNGINPMFKYIIFSDALNLEKVEEITNYCRGKIGISFGIGTNLTNDVGLKPMNIVMKLIGVQAPNKEWIPTVKLSDEHGKYTGDPKMIELAKEFLRIKN; the protein is encoded by the coding sequence ATGAACGACGTAAGACTAAACTCTATCCTGGATAATGATTTTTATAAAATAACCATGCAGAATGCTGTGGTGAAGCTATTCCCAAGTTCTATTGTAAAATATGAATTTATCAACAGGGGAAAACACCACTTTCCGGAAGGATTTGACGTTGCTTTAAGAGAAGCTGTGAATAAAATGGCAGAACTTAAACTTACGAAAGACGAAAAAAAGTTCATGGCAAGAACATGTCCTTATATAGATCTTCCTTATCTTGATTTTTTAGAAGGTTATCACTTCGATCCGTCTGAAGTAAAAATACATCAGGAAGGAGGTGATCTTTCCGTGATTGTAGAAGGGCTTTGGTACAGAACAATTCTTTGGGAAGTTCCTTTGCTGGCACTCATCAGTGAACTTCATTATGAAATGAATCATATGGAAAGAGATTCCAACCAGGTGGTCATGAGCAAGACTCTTGAAAAAGCAGATTCATTAGGCAGACTTGGGGTAACATTCGCAGAGTTTGGAACAAGAAGAAGACATTCTTACAAGGTACAGAATCTGGTGATGGAAGCTTTAACCCAGAAAAAAGATTCTACTTTCATCGGAAGTTCAAACGTTCATTTTGCGATGAAATATGGTGTAAAGCCAATCGGAACACACGCTCATGAATGGTTCATGTTCCATGCTGCCGAATACGGATTCAAAATGGCTAATGAAATGGCATTGGAGCATTGGGTAGATGTGTATAGAGGAGATCTTGGAGTAGCATTGTCTGACACCTATACTACAGATGTTTTCTTCCAGCAGTTTGACAAAAAATTTGCTAAACTTTTTGATGGTGTTCGTCATGACAGCGGTGATGCTTTAGAATTTGCAGACAAAACAATTGCTCACTATCAAAGAAACGGCATCAATCCGATGTTTAAATATATTATTTTCTCTGACGCTTTAAACCTTGAAAAAGTAGAAGAAATTACCAATTACTGCAGAGGAAAAATTGGGATCTCATTCGGAATTGGAACCAACCTTACCAATGATGTGGGACTGAAGCCAATGAATATCGTGATGAAACTCATCGGTGTACAGGCTCCCAATAAAGAATGGATTCCTACGGTGAAACTTTCTGATGAGCATGGCAAATACACAGGAGATCCAAAAATGATTGAACTGGCGAAAGAATTTTTAAGAATTAAAAACTAA
- a CDS encoding YciI family protein, with protein sequence MNLKTSLTLTILAAGLSFAQQKTEKPKFNQELATSLGADKYGMKPYTIVMLTSGSVKIEDKAKMGELMKGHMANIGKLADEGKIVVAGPFLEKNKENYRGMFIFNTKSKEEAEQWVKTDPAVQAGVFSYEIFPWYGSAALPLYLKHHDEISKENP encoded by the coding sequence ATGAATCTAAAAACTTCCCTCACCCTTACCATTCTGGCTGCAGGATTGTCTTTTGCCCAGCAGAAAACAGAAAAACCGAAATTCAATCAGGAACTGGCCACCTCTTTAGGAGCCGATAAATATGGGATGAAACCTTATACAATCGTTATGCTGACCTCAGGTTCCGTTAAGATTGAAGACAAAGCCAAAATGGGCGAACTTATGAAAGGTCACATGGCTAATATCGGTAAACTGGCAGATGAAGGTAAAATTGTTGTGGCCGGGCCTTTCCTTGAAAAGAATAAGGAAAACTACCGCGGTATGTTTATTTTCAATACCAAATCTAAAGAAGAAGCTGAGCAATGGGTAAAAACAGATCCTGCAGTTCAGGCTGGCGTTTTCAGTTATGAAATTTTCCCTTGGTATGGTTCTGCTGCCCTGCCTTTATACCTCAAGCATCATGATGAAATTTCGAAAGAAAATCCTTAG
- the rmuC gene encoding DNA recombination protein RmuC produces the protein MEMIYLIIGLFAGIILGAVILYFALKSSMVSRNSYDTLNTLSIKTQSDLDNSNLKIQELNQTISKEKEANMLQQDLLDDLKNEFSKISAEYSSLNTQFQELKQTNQRQTSQIATHILEKQTLFAKNSELSAKNEGLQNSLDTQKEEIVKIQEDSKLQFENLANKILEEKTEKFTTLNQNNLKNILEPFQEKIADLKNKVNEAYEKENKERFSLAEKVKELAELNQQISDDAKKLTRALKGESKTQGNWGEMILESILEKSGLVKGREYFLEHELRDEDNNALFSEFSGKKMRPDAVIKYPDERNVIIDSKVSLTAFTELVDETDADVYAIKLSQHLGSIKNHISQLSQKAYDDYDKSMDFVMMFIPSEPAYIAAMQADQNLWNYAYERRILLLNPSNLITSLKLIADLWKREYQNRNSMEIAERGAKLYDKFVGFVDNLEKVGRNLDQAKNVFNDAYKQLHTGNDNLIIQTQKLKSLGIKNKKDLPQSLIDNSTLVDPSDS, from the coding sequence ATGGAGATGATATATTTAATTATTGGGCTGTTTGCAGGTATTATCCTTGGTGCGGTAATCCTATATTTTGCGTTGAAATCATCAATGGTTTCAAGGAATTCTTATGATACGCTGAACACCTTATCTATAAAAACCCAGTCTGATCTTGACAATTCAAACCTGAAGATTCAGGAACTTAATCAGACTATCAGTAAAGAGAAAGAAGCCAACATGCTGCAACAGGATCTTCTGGATGATCTGAAAAATGAATTCTCTAAAATCTCCGCCGAATATTCATCGTTAAATACTCAGTTTCAAGAGTTAAAACAAACCAATCAGAGACAGACCTCTCAGATAGCCACCCATATTCTTGAAAAACAGACTCTTTTTGCTAAAAACTCTGAGCTTTCTGCCAAAAATGAAGGTCTCCAAAACTCTCTTGATACCCAGAAAGAAGAAATTGTTAAGATTCAGGAAGATTCTAAACTTCAGTTTGAAAACCTTGCCAATAAAATTTTAGAAGAAAAAACAGAAAAGTTTACCACTTTAAATCAAAATAACTTAAAAAATATTCTTGAGCCATTTCAGGAGAAAATCGCTGACTTAAAAAACAAGGTCAACGAGGCTTACGAAAAAGAAAATAAAGAACGTTTTTCCCTTGCAGAAAAAGTGAAAGAACTGGCAGAGCTGAACCAGCAGATTTCTGATGATGCCAAAAAGCTGACCCGCGCACTGAAAGGAGAAAGCAAAACCCAGGGAAACTGGGGTGAAATGATTCTGGAAAGTATTCTTGAAAAATCAGGACTCGTAAAAGGGAGAGAATATTTTCTTGAACATGAACTGCGCGATGAAGATAATAACGCTTTATTCTCAGAATTTTCAGGAAAGAAAATGCGCCCCGATGCCGTTATAAAATATCCGGACGAAAGAAATGTGATCATTGATTCTAAAGTTTCTCTGACTGCTTTTACAGAATTAGTAGATGAAACCGATGCCGATGTTTATGCGATAAAATTAAGCCAGCACCTTGGTTCTATCAAGAATCACATTTCACAACTCAGTCAAAAAGCCTACGATGACTATGATAAATCTATGGATTTCGTGATGATGTTTATTCCGAGTGAGCCAGCTTATATTGCCGCAATGCAGGCAGACCAGAATCTTTGGAACTATGCCTATGAAAGAAGAATCCTTTTGCTGAACCCAAGCAACCTGATCACTTCCCTTAAGCTTATTGCTGATCTTTGGAAACGCGAATATCAAAACAGAAATTCTATGGAGATTGCTGAACGAGGAGCGAAACTTTATGATAAATTTGTAGGTTTTGTAGACAACTTGGAAAAAGTGGGAAGAAACCTGGATCAGGCGAAAAATGTATTCAATGATGCCTACAAACAGCTCCACACCGGAAATGATAACCTTATCATACAGACTCAAAAACTGAAGTCATTAGGCATTAAAAATAAAAAAGACCTGCCTCAAAGTCTGATTGACAACAGTACTCTCGTTGATCCATCAGACAGTTAA
- a CDS encoding response regulator transcription factor yields the protein MNILLVEDDQRISNFLIKGLSEAGHNMTLADSGEKARDLIHTYDFDIILMDIMLPGLDGMQLTQIIRFKGNYTPILVLSALNSPDDKIKMLDMGADDYLSKPFHFEELISRIKALTRRNKMSYQKEDQYLSCGNITIDTDLHKVTQNDKEIEFSPTEYKLFTFLMENKNKVLSRTQILHKVWGIDFDNTTNVVDVYISYVRNKIDETEQKIIHTVKGTGYLIKD from the coding sequence ATGAATATTTTGTTGGTAGAAGATGATCAAAGAATCAGCAATTTCCTGATAAAAGGCCTTTCCGAGGCTGGCCACAATATGACCCTTGCAGATTCCGGAGAAAAAGCGCGTGACCTTATTCATACCTATGATTTTGATATTATTTTGATGGATATTATGCTTCCCGGATTGGATGGGATGCAGCTTACTCAAATTATCAGATTTAAAGGGAATTATACTCCGATTTTGGTTTTAAGTGCATTGAACAGCCCTGATGATAAGATCAAAATGCTGGATATGGGAGCTGATGATTATTTATCAAAACCTTTTCACTTTGAAGAACTGATTTCTAGGATTAAAGCCTTAACCAGAAGAAATAAAATGAGCTACCAGAAAGAAGACCAATATTTATCATGTGGAAATATTACAATTGATACCGATCTTCATAAAGTAACTCAGAACGATAAAGAAATAGAATTTTCTCCTACGGAATACAAACTTTTTACTTTCCTGATGGAGAATAAAAATAAAGTGCTGAGCAGAACTCAGATTTTACATAAGGTTTGGGGAATTGATTTTGATAATACAACGAATGTAGTGGATGTTTATATTTCCTACGTCCGTAATAAGATTGATGAAACGGAACAGAAAATTATTCATACGGTAAAAGGAACCGGCTATTTGATCAAAGACTGA
- a CDS encoding efflux RND transporter periplasmic adaptor subunit, translated as MNKNITQYIAAAYLSALIIFTGCAGKQENKEAEKGYCISKELKKDIKLAKAEMLPIEESITLTGEVESNSDKTVPFVSLVDGVVIDTYFSLGDYVKKGQTLASVKSTAVNEMQDDTQTLQAQLAVAKRKLSSVEAMYKDDIASQKDLQEARSEVAILQSNISKTHKNMQLYSAGGNTIQIKAPADGYVISKNISKGMPVTAGGDQLFTISNLDKVWVMANVYATNMRHVYVDQPVVVKTLAYPDDSFSGKINNISQVFNENERVLKAKIIMDNNGMKLRPGMSADVVLPINSQNKSALAIPAKALIFDNNQSYVVVYKKDCELGIRLVTEIASNSQYIYVEGNLKPGENVIASNGLLIYENLKNQLNNSKK; from the coding sequence ATGAACAAAAATATTACCCAATACATTGCCGCAGCTTACCTGTCTGCCCTCATTATTTTTACAGGCTGTGCCGGAAAACAGGAAAATAAAGAAGCTGAAAAGGGCTATTGCATCAGCAAAGAACTTAAAAAAGATATTAAACTGGCCAAAGCAGAAATGCTTCCTATAGAAGAAAGCATTACCCTTACCGGAGAAGTGGAAAGTAATTCTGATAAAACGGTTCCCTTTGTAAGCCTTGTGGACGGAGTGGTGATTGACACTTATTTCTCTCTTGGTGATTATGTGAAAAAAGGTCAAACTTTAGCAAGTGTAAAGAGTACAGCTGTGAATGAAATGCAGGATGATACGCAGACCTTGCAGGCTCAGCTGGCCGTTGCGAAACGAAAACTGTCTTCTGTAGAAGCCATGTATAAAGATGATATTGCCTCACAGAAAGATTTGCAGGAAGCGCGTTCCGAAGTAGCCATATTACAATCTAATATTTCCAAGACGCATAAAAATATGCAGTTGTATTCAGCAGGTGGAAATACCATTCAGATAAAAGCTCCGGCAGACGGATATGTTATTTCAAAAAATATTTCCAAAGGAATGCCGGTTACAGCAGGAGGAGATCAGCTGTTTACCATTTCCAATCTGGATAAAGTATGGGTAATGGCCAATGTATATGCTACCAATATGAGACATGTTTATGTAGATCAGCCGGTAGTAGTAAAAACACTTGCTTATCCTGATGACAGTTTTTCAGGGAAAATCAACAATATTTCTCAGGTTTTTAATGAAAATGAAAGAGTATTGAAGGCTAAAATCATTATGGATAATAACGGAATGAAGCTAAGACCGGGAATGTCAGCAGATGTTGTATTACCCATCAATTCACAAAACAAAAGTGCACTGGCTATTCCTGCAAAGGCATTAATCTTTGATAACAACCAAAGCTATGTAGTGGTTTACAAAAAAGACTGTGAACTTGGGATCAGACTTGTAACGGAAATCGCTTCCAACAGCCAGTATATTTATGTAGAAGGTAATTTAAAACCAGGTGAAAATGTCATTGCTTCCAACGGACTGCTGATTTATGAAAACCTGAAAAACCAATTAAATAACTCCAAGAAGTAA
- a CDS encoding TrmH family RNA methyltransferase, whose amino-acid sequence MLIESFQNDKIKNVTKLLTDNRFRKKSKVFVVEGQQENERAIQYDFEPLEFFICENIFKGTLPDGKIYHVSEKVYEKIAYRGSSEGIIGIYTAKETPLSSFVPKEDSTVIIVEGIEKPGNLGAILRSCEAFGIDALIVADGKTDFYNPNVIRSSVGCLFGMEVYQAENEETLEFLQKNAFNIYTTLMDESAEDLYKRDFRQRSAVLFGTEHSGLSDFWIGKGKNTLIPMTGSIDSLNLSNAVAITCYESLKQKKG is encoded by the coding sequence ATGTTGATAGAAAGTTTTCAAAACGATAAAATAAAAAACGTCACTAAGCTCCTTACTGACAATAGATTCCGTAAAAAATCAAAAGTTTTTGTAGTAGAAGGCCAGCAGGAAAATGAAAGAGCCATCCAGTATGACTTTGAACCGCTGGAGTTCTTTATCTGTGAAAATATCTTTAAAGGAACTCTTCCTGATGGAAAAATATACCATGTAAGTGAAAAAGTATATGAAAAAATAGCTTACAGGGGAAGTTCTGAGGGGATTATCGGAATCTATACTGCAAAAGAAACTCCACTTTCTTCATTTGTTCCTAAAGAAGATTCTACAGTAATTATTGTTGAAGGGATAGAAAAACCGGGAAATCTTGGAGCTATCTTAAGAAGCTGTGAAGCTTTTGGAATAGATGCATTAATTGTTGCAGACGGAAAAACCGATTTCTACAATCCAAATGTAATCAGATCCAGTGTAGGGTGTCTTTTTGGGATGGAAGTCTATCAGGCTGAAAATGAAGAAACATTGGAATTTCTTCAAAAGAATGCTTTCAATATCTATACAACTCTTATGGATGAAAGCGCTGAAGATCTTTATAAAAGAGATTTCAGACAGCGCTCTGCTGTATTATTCGGTACGGAACATTCCGGATTAAGTGATTTCTGGATTGGAAAAGGAAAAAACACCTTAATTCCAATGACCGGAAGTATTGATTCTTTAAACTTAAGCAATGCCGTAGCCATTACCTGTTATGAATCTTTAAAGCAGAAGAAAGGGTAA
- a CDS encoding sensor histidine kinase: MTLRNRFTLISSLSFGIVSIITSAVIFFAYYDSTKIFYFEKLRNAALISAIYYLEKDELPKDRHAQIKNEYNHLIQNNKVAVYNQNNEVTFGHNLNDKNIKLSHLQSVRNNKGIQFMSDNQFYYGIFYPDNQGDFVVFVKSSNDSFQSQILRLAIIMLSVLLIGLLAIYFLSRYLSKVVYKPISNVVERINKVDYNNISTAITSTNTNDEIEDLIKSYNKLLGRISENVLLQQNFINYVSHEFKTPLAAISGNLEVFAQKDRTPEEYKEVAKESLENVYEIENILNNLLLMSGMTKLESSHKLMRVDELIWKIYEKLEPKAKENHSSIKIQLQVTKPALLEFPGNETLLYLAVYNIVENAIKYSYDKPVLIILLEKNNQLCIEVKDEGRGIPSDDLAKISETFYRGKNVDSVKGSGIGLSLSKSIFDHHHIVMKIDSVVNVGTNVLLEFPAHS, encoded by the coding sequence ATGACGCTCAGAAACAGATTTACCCTTATTTCAAGCCTCTCATTTGGCATCGTTTCTATCATCACATCAGCGGTGATATTCTTTGCCTATTATGACAGCACCAAGATTTTTTATTTTGAAAAACTTCGGAATGCGGCTCTTATTTCTGCTATTTATTATCTCGAAAAGGATGAGCTTCCGAAAGACCGGCATGCCCAGATCAAAAATGAATACAATCATCTGATTCAAAATAACAAGGTAGCGGTTTACAATCAGAATAACGAAGTGACTTTTGGGCATAACCTAAATGATAAGAATATAAAACTTTCTCATTTACAGTCTGTCCGGAATAATAAAGGAATACAATTTATGTCTGATAATCAATTCTACTATGGGATTTTTTATCCGGATAATCAGGGAGATTTTGTGGTTTTTGTAAAATCATCAAATGATTCATTTCAGTCGCAGATCCTGAGATTGGCTATTATCATGCTTTCTGTATTGCTGATCGGGCTTTTGGCAATTTATTTTTTGAGTAGATACCTTTCCAAAGTGGTTTATAAGCCTATCTCTAATGTTGTGGAACGTATTAATAAAGTGGATTATAATAATATTTCCACAGCCATTACTTCCACTAATACCAATGATGAGATTGAAGATCTTATAAAATCCTATAATAAATTGCTGGGAAGAATTTCTGAAAATGTACTCTTACAGCAGAACTTTATCAACTATGTTTCTCATGAATTTAAAACACCTTTAGCCGCTATTTCCGGAAATTTGGAAGTCTTCGCCCAAAAAGACCGCACGCCGGAAGAATATAAGGAAGTGGCCAAAGAGTCATTGGAAAACGTGTATGAGATTGAAAATATTCTTAACAATCTCCTGTTGATGTCCGGAATGACAAAATTGGAATCTTCTCACAAACTTATGAGAGTGGATGAGTTGATCTGGAAAATCTATGAAAAATTAGAACCCAAAGCAAAAGAAAACCATTCATCTATTAAAATACAGCTTCAGGTAACAAAACCCGCTTTACTGGAATTTCCCGGAAACGAAACACTGCTATACTTAGCAGTATATAATATCGTTGAAAATGCCATCAAGTATTCTTATGATAAACCTGTATTGATTATATTATTAGAAAAGAATAATCAGTTGTGTATTGAGGTAAAGGATGAAGGACGGGGAATTCCGTCAGATGATCTTGCAAAAATATCCGAAACTTTTTATAGAGGAAAAAACGTAGATAGCGTGAAAGGCAGTGGAATTGGTCTGTCTCTTTCGAAAAGTATCTTCGATCATCATCATATTGTAATGAAAATTGATTCTGTTGTAAATGTTGGAACCAATGTTCTCCTTGAATTTCCGGCTCATTCCTGA
- a CDS encoding GEVED domain-containing protein — MKKLLFLSFTALSIMGSAQILVTESFENGTYPGFTITGGYTGTPTTYIVGNCDGAISIGAESYGSSTANRTINLLYTKPASVTANGKKIDISFSYSTVAYDTSSLIGGNINVEYSTNGGTSYTAVSAPITLTAAAQTCASYTATIPESANVNGNFILRIQTVGTTGTTYDFYSFIDNVKIKQEVTAAPACTTISAPVSGATGASVRQQISWAATAGAESYKIKVGTTSGGSNIYNGTTFNAFYTPTASSAFPANTTLYTTVTPTNALGDATGCPEISFTTAANPFAPYCGPLLAKLGVYPISNVIFSDMTNASSATANTGDGQENFTNKIASVIRGTSYPITMTGTSVGTTNRFGFTVFIDWNQNGSFADAGESYFVTSDFAGGTGTPLTVNKTIAVPATAALGNTRMRIKYHFNSSSTSVRTELSDPCADLNQGQAEDYTLSVQDVLATSDINLSKKADVSVYPNPFKDVLKISDIKGVKSIIVSDISGRQVKTFSPSNELNLSELNSGLYLINLHMEDGTVKAIKAIKK, encoded by the coding sequence ATGAAAAAATTACTATTCTTGAGCTTTACGGCGCTCTCTATAATGGGCAGCGCTCAGATTTTAGTCACAGAAAGTTTTGAAAACGGAACTTATCCTGGATTTACAATTACAGGTGGATACACCGGAACTCCTACAACATATATTGTAGGGAATTGTGACGGCGCCATATCCATAGGTGCTGAATCATATGGTTCCAGTACTGCCAACAGAACTATAAACCTGTTATACACCAAACCAGCGAGTGTAACGGCCAATGGAAAAAAAATTGATATTTCTTTTTCATATTCAACGGTTGCTTATGATACTTCCAGTTTAATTGGAGGTAATATTAATGTGGAATACTCTACAAATGGTGGTACTTCGTATACGGCAGTAAGTGCTCCTATTACATTAACTGCGGCAGCTCAAACCTGCGCCTCCTATACAGCTACAATTCCTGAAAGTGCTAATGTAAACGGAAATTTTATACTCCGAATTCAGACTGTAGGTACTACGGGAACCACTTATGATTTCTACAGCTTTATAGATAATGTAAAAATTAAACAGGAGGTTACAGCAGCACCTGCATGTACTACTATAAGTGCTCCTGTCAGTGGTGCAACCGGAGCGTCCGTTCGTCAGCAGATTTCCTGGGCAGCAACGGCCGGAGCAGAATCTTACAAAATTAAAGTTGGTACTACCTCTGGTGGTTCTAATATCTATAACGGAACTACATTTAATGCATTCTATACTCCTACAGCATCCAGTGCATTTCCTGCAAACACGACATTATATACAACCGTGACTCCAACCAATGCTTTAGGTGATGCCACAGGATGTCCGGAAATTTCATTCACCACCGCTGCTAATCCTTTTGCTCCTTATTGTGGACCTCTTCTTGCTAAATTGGGTGTATATCCAATATCCAATGTTATTTTCAGTGATATGACAAATGCCTCCAGTGCTACTGCCAATACAGGTGACGGCCAGGAAAACTTCACGAATAAAATAGCCAGTGTTATAAGAGGAACCTCTTATCCAATAACCATGACAGGAACCTCAGTAGGAACTACTAACCGATTTGGATTTACTGTATTCATAGACTGGAATCAAAATGGAAGTTTTGCCGATGCTGGTGAATCTTACTTTGTCACTTCTGACTTTGCAGGAGGTACCGGTACTCCTTTAACCGTTAATAAAACCATTGCCGTTCCTGCTACTGCTGCTCTAGGAAATACAAGAATGAGAATTAAATATCATTTTAACAGCTCATCAACTTCTGTAAGAACAGAATTATCTGATCCATGCGCGGATCTTAACCAAGGTCAGGCAGAAGATTATACCTTAAGTGTTCAGGATGTACTTGCTACTTCAGATATCAACCTAAGTAAGAAAGCTGATGTTTCTGTTTATCCTAATCCATTTAAAGATGTATTGAAAATTTCTGATATAAAAGGAGTAAAATCTATCATCGTAAGTGATATTTCAGGCAGACAGGTAAAAACTTTTAGCCCAAGCAACGAACTTAATCTTTCTGAACTGAATTCAGGGCTATACCTGATCAATCTTCACATGGAAGATGGAACTGTAAAAGCCATTAAAGCGATTAAAAAATAA